The Scyliorhinus torazame isolate Kashiwa2021f chromosome 7, sScyTor2.1, whole genome shotgun sequence genome has a window encoding:
- the LOC140426657 gene encoding 2-5A-dependent ribonuclease-like isoform X1, whose protein sequence is MTEQEKKRLVEARDGTKLGEQLQDLCESNNPDLSQVERLIKALENFDTDTFGKALCLAACKGHEGVAKLLLSNKADVNYQMSDYGWTPLLNAVQGEYENIVDLLLQHGACPRLRKKNGATPFIVAAIAGNVNLLKMFLKLGADVNQTDYNGFTAFMEAAQYGHEDAVRFLFQQNADVNMHREVPDAQKKVGKGGKTALIDAVVKGHEDIVAILLGEMCADVNALDNLGKTALLHALENDNQAIVEILLEFEANVNTKDKNENTPLNTALTSNTLQISVLEQLMQHTHNLNVRDNNGKTPLILAVENKIAKVVKLLLEDQRVEIDAQDNSGRTALQAAVKNKDTSLTKALCEKGADASCRDWNGNTPLMIAKRNYDNETGNVLMKYGAEITSNRRTPSRWKEQSTRWHEALGKLQEVHRAPTGKLKLSRMPDFKITKGNVTEVYLGFYNNEIEVAVKCHRKRSEEAKKEMDCLRDPTINDSSLFANLLHWESDEFCDYLCLDLYEYNLEECVTNCPEEIRKGAPKIMKQLVEALQILHGVQFAHRDLHPTNILRDVKGNFRLADFDKSVNCGKNPAVAISCKATWEASEILQKLKHSPTATFGADELLKADLQALGWLLHYVMTGGKDPYSSEEDLCENNPSLDDDLCQSENAEARDFIERLLVLAEKRATLTKIKQHPLLWKDVGKSQFIQGVANENDVTKRNVSSQIVQILNKAGEDQERSFHKWTEKIDLEALNNMNKKQRNPYTDTTSDLLKFIRNLIQHFDEKKELHSLMKSAESYCFGFFPDLVIAVYNAVEDTEWKKHFPKE, encoded by the exons ATGACAGAACAAGAAAAGAAAAGATTGGTTGAAGCTCGAGATGGAACAAAACTTGGTGAACAGCTTCAAGATCTCTGTGAGTCTAACAATCCTGATCTCTCACAAGTCGAAAGATTAATCAAAGCTTTGGAGAATTTCGACACCGATACGTTTGGCAAAGCTTTGTGTCTTGCTGCATGCAAAGGTCATGAAGGTGTGGCCAAGTTGCTTTTGAGTAATAAAGCAGACGTGAACTATCAGATGTCAGATTATGGTTGGACACCGCTCCTTAATGCTGTTCAAGGAGAGTATGAAAACATTGTTGACTTACTGTTGCAACATGGGGCCTGTCCAAGGCTTAGGAAGAAAAATGGAGCAACACCTTTCATTGTTGCTGCCATAGCTGGCAATGTGAATCTGCTCAAAATGTTTCTAAAACTGGGTGCAGATGTCAATCAGACAGACTACAATGGTTTTACTGCCTTTATGGAAGCAGCACAGTACGGTCATGAGGACGCCGTACGCTTCCTCTTCCAGCAGAATGCTGACGTGAACATGCACAGGGAAGTGCCTGATGCCCAAAAGAAGGTGGGCAAAGGTGGGAAGACTGCCCTGATTGATGCCGTGGTGAAAGGCCATGAGGACATTGTTGCAATCTTGTTGGGTGAAATGTGTGCAGATGTGAATGCACTTGATAACCTTGGCAAAACAGCACTACTCCACGCCTTGGAGAATGACAATCAGGCAATTGTGGAGATTCTGTTAGAATTTGAAGCCAATGTTAACACCAAAGACAAAAATGAAAACACACCCCTCAATACTGCATTGACCAGCAACACCTTGCAAATCTCTGTGCTGGAACAGCTGATGCAACATACACACAATCTAAATGTTAGGGATAACAATGGAAAAACGCCCTTGATCCTTGCAGTGGAAAATAAGATTGCAAAGGTGGTTAAACTACTGCTAGAGGATCAAAGAGTTGAAATCGATGCACAAGATAATTCAGGGCGGACAGCCTTACAAGCAGCAGTCAAAAATAAAGACACATCATTGACAAAAGCTTTGTGTGAGAAAGGAGCTGATGCTTCCTGTAGGGACTGGAATGGGAATACACCGTTAATGATTGCCAAAAGGAACTATGACAATGAAACAGGAAATGTGCTGATGAAATACGGGGCAGAGATAACATCCAACAGAAGAACTCCTTCAAGATGGAAGGAGCAAAGTACGCGCTGGCATGAGGCTCTGGGAAAACTGCAGGAAGTGCACCGTGCCCCCACTGGGAAACTGAAACTATCCAGAATGCCGGATTTTAAGATCACTAAAGGCAATGTGACGGAAGTCTACCTTGGTTTCTATAACAATGAGATTGAGGTTGCAGTGAAATGTCACAGGAAGCGCAGCGAAGAAGCCAAAAAGGAAATGGATTGCCTCAGAGACCCTACCATCAATGACAGCAGTCTGTTTGCTAACCTCCTGCATTGGGAAAGTGACGAGTTTTGTGATTATTTATGCCTGGATCTCTACGAGTATAATCTTGAGGAATGTGTGACCAATTGTCCTGAGGAAATTCGGAAGGGGGCCCCGAAAATAATGAAGCAGTTGGTTGAAGCCCTTCAGATTTTGCATGGAGTTCAATTTGCTCACCGGGATTTGCATCCAACAAATATCCTCAGAG ATGTTAAAGGAAATTTTCGTCTGGCAGACTTTGATAAGAGTGTGAATTGTGGTAAGAATCCAGCTGTGGCCATATCCTGCAAGGCAACCTGGGAGGCGTCTGAAATCTTGCAGAAACTGAAACACTCCCCAACAGCAACGTTCGGAGCCGATGAGCTTCTCAAGGCGGATTTACAG GCTCTCGGATGGCTATTGCACTATGTTATGACTGGCGGGAAGGATCCCTATAGCAGTGAGGAGGATCTGTGTGAGAATAATCCTTCTCTCGATGATGATCTTTGCCAATCCGAAAATGCTGAAGCCAGAGATTTCATTGAACGCTTGTTAGTGCTGGCGGAGAAGAGAGCTACACTAACCAAGATCAAGCAACATCCGTTGCTGTGGAAAGATGTAGG AAAGAGCCAGTTTATCCAAGGCGTTGCCAATGAAAACGATGTGACAAAACGGAATGTTTCCAGTCAGATAGTCCAGATTTTGAACAAGGCGGGCGAGGACCAGGAGAGATCCTTTCACAAGTGGACAGAGAAG